The following coding sequences are from one Pseudomonas mendocina window:
- a CDS encoding phage GP46 family protein, producing the protein MDVALLYDTKAKAFDLAIANGDLARDESLETAVLLSLYTDRRALPADQLPDGGNDRRGWWADAYADRPYGSRLWLLWREKEMDSVLRRAEEYAREALTWLTEDGIASAVEVEAIHLRRGVLQLIVGIQRPVGAALERRYDYVWGVNNGI; encoded by the coding sequence ATGGACGTTGCCCTGCTTTACGACACGAAGGCCAAGGCCTTCGACCTGGCAATCGCCAACGGCGATCTGGCCCGCGACGAGAGCCTGGAAACCGCAGTGCTCCTGTCGCTCTACACCGACCGTCGAGCCTTGCCGGCGGATCAGCTGCCCGACGGCGGCAACGATCGCCGTGGCTGGTGGGCCGATGCCTATGCAGACCGCCCGTATGGCTCGCGCCTGTGGTTGCTGTGGCGGGAAAAGGAAATGGACAGCGTGTTGCGCCGGGCCGAGGAGTACGCCCGCGAAGCGCTGACCTGGCTGACCGAGGACGGCATTGCCAGTGCCGTGGAGGTCGAGGCGATTCACCTGCGCCGTGGCGTGCTGCAACTGATTGTGGGCATCCAGCGCCCGGTCGGTGCCGCACTGGAGCGCCGTTATGACTATGTATGGGGAGTGAACAATGGGATTTAA
- a CDS encoding ABC transporter permease, protein MSSLTTSEAGQAARARRKKRLAAFLFVVPLLLFIIVTFVAPIGTMLWRSVYHPTVAELIPLTLAELERWEDHKQLPDEKTLQVFVSELHALNEQRLSGKLSEEFNRAYTGMSSVVKSTARRIGRLDAQALQTQGVQTLLDAHRNWSKPELWYAIERSGKVYTYDYYLTALDLELHPDEGIQMRQDTQIYLQLYSKTLNMALVITLLCALLGYPLAYYLAGLPSNRANLLLVLVLLPFWTSLLVRTTSWIALLQTNGVINSFLMGIGVISQPFEMLYTSFATVVAMTHILLPFMILPLYSVMRGIDPSYMRAALSLGDKPIPAFVRIYFPMTLPGLSAGALLVFIISVGYYITPALVGGTDGQMISNIIAFHMQRSNNWELAAALGSLLLGLILLLYWVYDRFVGASNIKLG, encoded by the coding sequence TTGTCATCCCTGACCACCAGCGAAGCCGGCCAAGCCGCCAGAGCCCGTCGCAAGAAACGCCTCGCCGCCTTTCTCTTCGTGGTACCGCTGCTGCTGTTCATCATCGTCACTTTCGTCGCCCCGATCGGCACCATGCTGTGGCGCAGCGTGTATCACCCGACCGTGGCCGAACTGATTCCACTGACCCTGGCCGAACTCGAACGCTGGGAAGATCACAAGCAACTTCCGGACGAGAAGACCCTGCAGGTCTTCGTCAGCGAACTGCATGCACTCAACGAACAGCGTCTCTCCGGCAAGCTTTCGGAGGAGTTCAACCGCGCCTATACGGGCATGTCCAGCGTGGTCAAATCCACTGCACGGCGCATCGGTCGGCTGGATGCACAAGCACTGCAGACCCAGGGTGTGCAAACCCTGCTCGACGCCCATCGCAACTGGAGCAAGCCCGAGTTGTGGTACGCCATCGAGCGTTCCGGCAAGGTCTATACCTACGACTACTACCTCACCGCCCTGGATCTGGAGCTGCACCCCGACGAGGGCATCCAGATGCGTCAGGACACGCAGATCTACCTGCAGCTGTACTCCAAAACCCTAAACATGGCGCTGGTCATCACCCTGCTCTGCGCCCTGCTCGGTTACCCACTGGCCTACTACCTCGCCGGCCTGCCGTCGAACCGCGCCAACCTGCTGCTGGTGCTGGTGCTGCTGCCGTTCTGGACATCCCTGCTGGTGCGCACCACCTCATGGATAGCCCTGCTGCAGACCAATGGCGTGATCAACTCCTTCCTCATGGGCATCGGTGTGATCAGCCAGCCCTTCGAGATGCTCTACACCTCGTTCGCCACCGTGGTGGCAATGACCCATATCCTGCTGCCGTTCATGATCCTGCCGCTGTACAGCGTCATGCGTGGCATCGACCCCAGCTACATGCGCGCCGCCCTGAGCCTGGGCGACAAGCCTATCCCGGCGTTCGTCCGCATCTACTTCCCGATGACTCTGCCCGGCCTCAGCGCCGGTGCGTTGCTGGTGTTCATCATCTCGGTGGGCTACTACATCACCCCGGCACTGGTCGGCGGTACAGATGGGCAGATGATCAGCAACATCATCGCCTTCCACATGCAGCGCTCGAACAACTGGGAGCTGGCCGCTGCGCTAGGCTCGCTGCTGCTCGGGCTGATCCTGTTGCTGTACTGGGTGTACGACCGTTTCGTCGGCGCCAGCAACATCAAGTTGGGATGA
- a CDS encoding YmfQ family protein, with translation MAGLSADDYRQQLFALLPPGIVWNAAPDSTLQRLLAGQAREFARIDERALALLGEADPRQALYSFEDWEASYGLPSACAPAGQSMADRRAALLGRIVGRGGMTRQDYLDLAEGLGYVGTQVLEFREATVEVDTATGHLGAVIDDDMNGAHWNQTWRVLLPNGVIRESVVGEAAVGDPLRSWGDELIECSLRHAAPSWLILQIGYLEE, from the coding sequence GTGGCTGGCCTGAGCGCTGACGATTACCGCCAGCAGCTGTTTGCGCTGCTGCCGCCAGGCATCGTCTGGAATGCCGCGCCGGACTCAACGCTGCAGCGCCTGCTGGCCGGCCAGGCCCGCGAGTTCGCCCGTATCGACGAGCGCGCACTGGCCTTGCTCGGCGAAGCCGACCCACGCCAGGCGCTTTACAGCTTCGAGGACTGGGAGGCGAGCTACGGCCTGCCATCGGCCTGCGCCCCGGCCGGACAATCCATGGCCGACCGGCGCGCGGCGCTACTCGGACGCATCGTCGGTCGTGGCGGCATGACTCGCCAGGACTACCTGGATCTGGCCGAGGGCCTCGGCTACGTCGGCACCCAGGTACTGGAGTTCCGCGAAGCCACGGTGGAGGTGGATACCGCGACCGGGCACCTCGGTGCCGTGATCGACGATGACATGAATGGTGCGCACTGGAATCAGACCTGGCGTGTCCTGCTGCCCAACGGCGTGATCCGCGAGTCGGTGGTTGGCGAGGCGGCGGTCGGCGATCCGCTGCGCTCCTGGGGCGATGAACTAATCGAATGCTCACTGCGGCATGCCGCGCCGAGCTGGCTAATCCTGCAAATCGGATATCTGGAGGAATGA
- a CDS encoding DUF1353 domain-containing protein — protein MTNHFQEPLRVDLATNGGDARLLSSFTYRDQAHGTISVPAGFETDFASVKPLRTIAWILLALSLVVGWFWPSMGAFIGSLGYGAFALYAGVVGYGDAAAVIHDRLYFTAELGRKEADQVFYNALRSSGVARWRAWLMWAGVRLGGARRYGSFRWRGISATK, from the coding sequence ATGACGAATCACTTCCAGGAACCGTTGCGAGTAGATCTGGCGACCAATGGCGGCGACGCTCGCTTACTCAGCAGCTTCACCTATCGAGACCAGGCTCACGGCACCATCAGCGTGCCGGCTGGTTTCGAGACGGACTTCGCCAGCGTCAAGCCGCTGCGCACCATCGCCTGGATACTGCTGGCCCTGAGCCTGGTAGTCGGCTGGTTCTGGCCGAGCATGGGCGCCTTCATCGGCTCACTTGGCTATGGCGCCTTTGCGCTCTATGCCGGCGTGGTCGGCTACGGCGATGCAGCGGCAGTCATTCATGACCGCCTGTACTTCACTGCAGAGCTAGGCCGAAAAGAGGCTGACCAGGTGTTCTACAACGCCCTTCGCTCCAGTGGTGTAGCGCGCTGGCGGGCCTGGCTCATGTGGGCGGGCGTCCGACTGGGCGGCGCCAGGCGTTACGGCAGTTTCCGCTGGAGGGGCATCAGCGCCACGAAGTAA
- a CDS encoding phage baseplate assembly protein has product MSDEPVILQIGSERHSGWQEVRIRLSLEQIADEYALTLSERWSEPQGKRPLSPDVPCTLSVGGELLLTGHLEDVRLGYSAYQHTVVASGRSKAGDLIDCSGRERRLDGLTLAQIAQTLAQPYGIEVLDTLGAARPFRSFVLEDGQPIAEAIERAAQLRGARVVSDAQGRLLIVHAVQREVRTPLILGKNIRQAAATFSNRDRFNHYLVEGQTPGDNQWHGLDASSPSGSALDPRVRRPRSTLLLCDIPADSRDCTARAELEARMRWAKGRTVSYSLSGWMHEQGIWRPGDLVQVQDGYLGLNERLLVSEVQLLDGPQGRHTELRVAPVAAFEPVPIAPLATAGTNNEARSWGW; this is encoded by the coding sequence GTGAGTGATGAGCCCGTCATTCTGCAGATCGGCAGTGAACGCCACTCCGGCTGGCAAGAGGTGCGCATCCGCCTGTCCCTGGAGCAGATCGCCGACGAGTATGCGCTGACGCTGAGCGAGCGCTGGAGCGAACCACAGGGCAAGCGACCGCTCTCGCCCGATGTGCCCTGCACCTTGTCGGTTGGCGGCGAGCTGCTGCTGACCGGACACCTGGAAGACGTGCGCCTGGGCTATTCCGCCTATCAGCACACAGTCGTCGCCAGTGGCCGCAGCAAGGCCGGTGACCTGATCGACTGCAGCGGCCGTGAACGACGCCTGGATGGCCTCACACTGGCGCAGATTGCCCAGACCCTGGCACAGCCCTATGGCATCGAAGTGCTGGACACCCTGGGCGCCGCCAGGCCGTTTCGCTCGTTCGTCCTTGAGGACGGGCAGCCCATTGCCGAGGCCATCGAGCGCGCCGCACAGCTACGTGGTGCCAGGGTGGTCAGCGACGCCCAGGGGCGCCTGCTGATCGTGCATGCCGTGCAGCGCGAGGTGCGTACCCCGCTAATTCTGGGCAAGAACATCCGCCAGGCCGCCGCCACCTTCAGCAATCGCGACAGGTTCAACCATTACTTGGTCGAGGGGCAGACACCTGGCGACAACCAGTGGCACGGCCTCGACGCCTCCAGCCCGAGCGGCAGCGCGCTGGATCCGCGGGTGCGCCGCCCACGCAGCACCCTGCTGCTGTGCGATATCCCAGCTGACAGTCGTGACTGCACGGCCCGCGCCGAGCTGGAGGCGCGCATGCGCTGGGCCAAGGGGCGCACCGTCAGCTACAGCCTGAGCGGCTGGATGCATGAGCAGGGCATATGGCGACCAGGGGATCTGGTGCAGGTACAGGATGGCTACCTGGGGCTGAACGAACGACTGCTGGTCAGCGAGGTGCAACTGCTGGATGGCCCGCAGGGCCGGCACACCGAGCTGCGCGTCGCTCCTGTCGCCGCGTTCGAGCCAGTGCCCATCGCGCCACTGGCAACAGCTGGCACAAACAACGAAGCGAGGAGCTGGGGATGGTGA
- a CDS encoding ABC transporter ATP-binding protein: protein MTAQAGNDAFLRFTNVKKTYDHKTLVVKDFNLNVAKGEFITLLGPSGSGKTTCLMMLAGFEDVTSGEILINGRNVTSIAPYARNIGMVFQQYALFPHMTIRENLAYPLKIRKLPKDEIRAKVEQYLALVELQAFGGRYPGQLSGGQRQRVALARALIFAPDIVLMDEPLGALDKKLREQMQFEIKRLHEQLGFTVIYVTHDQTEALTMSDRIAVFNNGVVQQCAPPHVLYERPANMFVADFIGESNKLPGVIESVGEDRVEVRLQDGGLVSTLKANCTEIGQATTVSVRPEKLNFTDRLGGAGNQVKARFVTRHYVGEYIRYHFETASGSELVVKNLNDSSAPQLSTQEEVALAWLPEDSQALDRSEVPTHN, encoded by the coding sequence ATGACTGCGCAAGCTGGGAACGACGCGTTCCTGCGATTCACCAACGTAAAGAAGACCTACGATCACAAGACCCTGGTGGTCAAGGACTTCAACCTCAACGTGGCCAAGGGGGAATTCATCACCCTGCTCGGCCCCTCCGGCTCCGGCAAGACCACCTGCCTGATGATGCTCGCCGGATTCGAAGACGTGACCAGCGGCGAAATCCTGATCAACGGCCGCAACGTTACCAGCATCGCACCCTACGCTCGCAACATCGGCATGGTCTTCCAGCAATACGCGCTGTTCCCGCACATGACCATCCGCGAGAACCTCGCCTACCCCCTGAAGATTCGCAAGCTGCCCAAGGACGAGATTCGCGCCAAGGTCGAGCAGTACCTCGCCCTGGTCGAATTGCAGGCCTTCGGTGGCCGCTACCCGGGCCAGCTCTCCGGCGGCCAGCGCCAGCGTGTGGCCCTGGCGCGCGCACTGATCTTCGCCCCTGACATCGTGCTGATGGACGAGCCGCTCGGTGCGCTGGACAAGAAGCTGCGTGAGCAGATGCAGTTCGAGATCAAGCGCCTGCACGAGCAACTCGGCTTCACCGTGATCTACGTGACCCACGATCAGACCGAAGCGCTGACCATGAGCGACCGCATCGCCGTGTTCAACAATGGCGTGGTGCAGCAATGCGCGCCGCCGCATGTGCTTTACGAGCGACCGGCCAACATGTTCGTCGCCGACTTCATAGGTGAAAGCAACAAGTTGCCCGGCGTGATCGAAAGCGTCGGCGAGGATCGCGTCGAAGTACGCCTGCAAGATGGCGGCCTGGTCAGCACGCTGAAAGCCAACTGCACGGAAATCGGCCAAGCCACCACCGTTTCGGTACGCCCGGAAAAACTCAACTTCACCGACCGCCTGGGCGGCGCGGGCAATCAGGTCAAGGCCCGCTTCGTCACCCGCCACTACGTCGGCGAATACATCCGCTACCACTTCGAAACCGCCAGCGGCAGCGAGCTGGTGGTGAAGAACCTGAACGACAGTTCAGCCCCGCAACTCAGCACTCAGGAAGAGGTCGCCCTGGCCTGGCTGCCGGAAGACAGCCAGGCGCTGGATCGATCGGAAGTCCCCACCCACAACTAG
- a CDS encoding phage baseplate assembly protein V, whose product MVIDQRSMSRLLSPLWRRLRLLVSRGVLQMTEDETTLQNVQVTLLGESPAWAERFQQYGYTAVPHVGAEALVVAVGGARAHLVAVAVDDRRYRMASLKSGEVAIYDDLGQSVHLTREGIVIKGAGLPLAFVDCPLVSMDGDLEVAGEVRDHSSTMQTMRDRYNAHHHGGPGPSPEMS is encoded by the coding sequence ATGGTGATCGATCAGCGCAGCATGTCCCGTCTGCTCAGCCCGCTGTGGCGCCGCCTGCGTCTGCTGGTGAGCCGCGGTGTACTGCAGATGACGGAAGACGAAACGACCCTGCAGAACGTGCAGGTCACCTTGCTGGGCGAGTCTCCGGCCTGGGCCGAGCGCTTCCAGCAGTACGGCTATACCGCGGTGCCGCATGTCGGCGCCGAGGCCCTGGTGGTGGCCGTCGGCGGTGCCCGCGCCCACCTGGTGGCGGTTGCCGTGGATGACCGGCGCTACCGCATGGCGTCGCTCAAGAGCGGTGAGGTGGCCATCTATGACGACCTCGGCCAGTCCGTGCACCTGACCCGCGAAGGCATCGTGATCAAGGGCGCCGGCTTGCCCCTGGCCTTCGTCGATTGCCCGCTGGTGAGCATGGATGGCGACCTCGAGGTCGCCGGCGAAGTACGTGACCACAGCAGCACCATGCAGACCATGCGTGACCGTTACAACGCCCACCACCACGGCGGGCCTGGCCCTTCACCGGAGATGTCTTGA
- a CDS encoding phage tail protein yields MEKIGAYTERATESGEWRSGNPATGQQATPMLASYFNMVQRELVQVVESAGIELDKDDDSQLLQAIRRLRGGAATNFGQWLWSSSTAGNPGAGRIALNNATPGSATTLFIEEISAEDVDFAQSLGLLRAGDTITLQERDTAELSHRLRVTGLAVDHGTYRSIPVDYVSGSGGLPEADAIVSVLLTQAGASDASIPLFMAQWWPNRASIPAGYAPADGQLLSRATFPDAWAGIQAGNVPSVADATWLSTATERGKYTAGDGSTSFRLPDYNGKAAGSLGAVFMRGDGALSAAVAGAIQASQMMDHRHATAEFTAGRLGNSTAATGPSQSGLGVTSNDTNVRELMLTSSAVYAGAHGAPSVGAETRPLNVTGCWIIKIFGSVTNPGSADAAQLASDYAALVGRVAALETRPRGLGDGQTWQDVTASRAIGTIYTNTTGRSIEVLIGASSDGNSRLTAQVGSLPEFGNQSYAAPGTDMVSVSFVVPNGWTYRLNSLTGTLLWLEMRT; encoded by the coding sequence ATGGAAAAAATAGGTGCATATACAGAACGGGCAACCGAGAGCGGCGAATGGCGCTCCGGTAATCCCGCCACGGGGCAGCAGGCAACACCAATGCTCGCCTCTTACTTCAACATGGTGCAGCGCGAGCTGGTGCAGGTGGTCGAGTCGGCCGGCATCGAGCTGGACAAAGACGACGACAGCCAGTTACTGCAGGCGATTCGTCGCCTACGCGGTGGCGCGGCCACAAACTTCGGTCAATGGCTTTGGAGCAGCAGCACGGCAGGTAATCCTGGCGCCGGGCGCATCGCTCTGAACAATGCCACGCCAGGCTCGGCCACCACGTTGTTCATTGAAGAGATCAGCGCCGAGGACGTCGACTTTGCCCAAAGCCTGGGGCTGCTGCGTGCCGGCGACACCATCACGCTCCAGGAACGCGATACGGCCGAGCTGTCGCACCGCCTGCGCGTGACTGGTCTGGCTGTTGATCATGGGACTTACCGCTCAATTCCGGTTGACTATGTCAGTGGCTCGGGTGGTTTGCCCGAGGCTGATGCCATCGTCTCGGTGCTGTTGACCCAGGCCGGGGCCTCTGACGCATCGATCCCACTCTTTATGGCCCAGTGGTGGCCGAACCGCGCCAGTATCCCGGCCGGCTACGCCCCAGCTGATGGGCAGTTGCTCTCGCGTGCGACGTTCCCTGATGCCTGGGCAGGAATTCAGGCCGGCAACGTCCCTAGCGTCGCCGATGCGACCTGGCTCAGCACCGCGACCGAGCGTGGCAAGTACACCGCTGGCGATGGTTCTACATCGTTCCGCCTGCCGGATTACAACGGCAAAGCGGCAGGCTCACTGGGCGCTGTATTCATGCGAGGTGATGGTGCGCTGTCTGCTGCGGTGGCTGGTGCGATTCAGGCTAGTCAGATGATGGATCACCGCCACGCAACCGCAGAATTTACCGCCGGCAGGCTTGGTAACTCGACTGCAGCGACTGGCCCTAGCCAGTCGGGGCTCGGTGTCACGTCAAACGATACAAATGTTCGTGAGCTGATGCTTACGAGCAGCGCCGTGTATGCGGGCGCGCATGGGGCTCCGTCAGTGGGCGCAGAAACCCGCCCCCTTAATGTCACGGGCTGCTGGATCATCAAGATTTTCGGCAGCGTGACCAATCCTGGCAGCGCTGACGCGGCGCAGTTGGCTTCTGACTACGCTGCACTGGTTGGCCGAGTCGCGGCTCTGGAAACACGGCCAAGAGGCCTTGGGGATGGGCAGACTTGGCAGGACGTCACTGCCAGTCGAGCAATTGGCACGATCTATACGAACACCACCGGCCGCTCTATTGAAGTTCTGATCGGTGCTAGCAGCGACGGCAACTCCAGATTGACGGCGCAGGTCGGTAGCCTCCCTGAATTCGGAAATCAGTCATACGCAGCCCCAGGGACAGACATGGTTAGCGTGTCGTTTGTCGTTCCAAACGGGTGGACATACCGCCTGAATTCCCTGACTGGAACACTGCTTTGGCTGGAGATGAGGACATGA
- a CDS encoding ABC transporter substrate-binding protein, with protein MARSLTTSVSTFALVAALGLATGSATAQDSLTVVSWGGSYGAAQKKHVIDPYQKDTGVKVLFEDYSGGVAEIKAQVESGNIQWDVVDFEVIDLERACSEGLLETLDHSVLPPGIDGTPAAQDFIPEALASECAVGNIVWSVVFAFNDNTIGGTKATSIGDFFDTAKIPGKRAMRKRPQVNMEWALMADGVAPEEVYEVLATPEGQQRAFDKLDSIKKDIVWFDSWSQAPQLLNDGGAVLVQSANGRFYDAIVQEKKPFEIVWDGHVYDLDAWAIVKGSKKKDLAMEFIKYATGSKPLAGMPDVAYGPTRKSSMPLADQNATPHLPTAHLDKGIQAGSEFWADYGESLGEKFNEWLLK; from the coding sequence ATGGCTAGATCACTGACTACCAGCGTTTCCACCTTCGCCCTGGTGGCGGCACTGGGACTGGCAACGGGCAGCGCAACCGCCCAGGACAGCCTTACCGTGGTGTCCTGGGGCGGCTCCTATGGCGCCGCGCAGAAGAAACACGTCATCGATCCCTATCAGAAAGATACCGGGGTCAAGGTACTGTTCGAGGACTACTCGGGTGGCGTTGCCGAGATCAAGGCCCAGGTCGAATCCGGCAACATCCAGTGGGATGTGGTCGACTTCGAAGTGATCGACCTCGAGCGCGCCTGCTCCGAAGGCCTGCTGGAAACCCTCGACCACAGCGTTCTGCCACCCGGCATCGACGGTACCCCGGCAGCGCAGGACTTCATTCCCGAGGCCCTGGCCAGTGAATGTGCAGTGGGCAACATCGTCTGGTCGGTGGTTTTCGCCTTCAACGACAACACCATCGGCGGCACCAAGGCCACCAGCATCGGCGACTTCTTCGACACCGCCAAGATTCCAGGCAAGCGCGCCATGCGCAAACGCCCGCAGGTGAACATGGAGTGGGCACTGATGGCCGACGGCGTGGCGCCCGAGGAAGTCTACGAAGTGCTCGCCACGCCGGAAGGTCAGCAACGCGCCTTCGACAAGCTGGACAGCATCAAGAAGGACATCGTCTGGTTCGATTCCTGGTCGCAGGCTCCGCAGTTGCTCAACGACGGCGGCGCAGTACTGGTGCAATCGGCCAATGGTCGCTTCTACGACGCCATCGTGCAGGAGAAGAAGCCGTTCGAAATCGTCTGGGACGGCCACGTCTACGACCTCGATGCCTGGGCCATCGTCAAAGGCTCGAAGAAGAAAGACCTGGCGATGGAATTCATCAAGTACGCCACCGGCTCCAAACCGCTGGCCGGCATGCCGGACGTTGCCTACGGCCCGACCCGCAAGTCGTCCATGCCGCTGGCTGACCAGAACGCCACACCGCATCTGCCGACCGCTCACCTGGACAAAGGCATCCAGGCCGGTTCCGAGTTCTGGGCCGACTACGGCGAGTCGCTGGGCGAGAAATTCAATGAGTGGCTGCTGAAGTAA
- a CDS encoding baseplate J/gp47 family protein: MGFKRPTLPELIERVDNDLVSRLPGSQALLASRLTRILATSEAGVAHGLYGYLQWLERQLFPETCDDDLLHLHSVGVPRRQAATASGPVQFTGNAGVVLDAGTLLHADSREYRLTQDTVLLAGSATAEVEALQAGRAADLAVGKQLSLISPVVGVNTLATVVGAGISGGEDIEGFDSWRERIMRRRARIPRGGAEGDWAEWALQVPGVSRAWEDPLGMGPGTVVLRIMADAAPGGPMPSQQLLEEVFSHIQTQRNVTAHVYVIAPVPVAFSPRLRISPDNNSTRAAVEQSLQNLVLSSGEPGGTLSISSIRTALGTAAGVTDYEMEWPTSNVLHAHGHLPIWGGVQWLA; the protein is encoded by the coding sequence ATGGGATTTAAGCGACCGACGCTGCCTGAACTGATCGAGCGCGTCGACAATGATCTGGTCTCGCGCCTGCCGGGTAGCCAGGCACTGCTCGCCAGCCGCCTGACGCGCATCCTGGCCACCAGCGAAGCGGGCGTGGCCCACGGCCTCTATGGCTACCTGCAGTGGCTGGAGCGGCAGCTGTTTCCCGAGACCTGCGACGACGACCTGCTGCACCTGCACAGTGTCGGCGTGCCTAGGCGTCAGGCCGCCACGGCCAGCGGCCCGGTGCAGTTCACCGGCAACGCCGGAGTCGTGCTGGATGCCGGCACCCTGCTGCACGCCGACAGCCGGGAGTATCGCCTAACCCAGGACACCGTGCTGCTGGCCGGCAGCGCAACCGCTGAGGTCGAAGCGTTGCAAGCCGGGCGTGCAGCCGATCTGGCGGTGGGCAAGCAGTTGAGCCTGATCTCGCCGGTGGTTGGCGTGAATACCCTCGCCACCGTCGTGGGTGCGGGTATCAGTGGTGGTGAGGATATCGAGGGTTTCGACAGCTGGCGCGAGCGGATCATGCGTCGCCGCGCCCGTATTCCCCGTGGCGGCGCCGAGGGCGACTGGGCCGAATGGGCCCTTCAGGTACCGGGGGTCAGCCGCGCCTGGGAAGATCCGCTTGGCATGGGGCCGGGCACCGTGGTGCTGCGCATCATGGCCGACGCAGCGCCAGGTGGGCCGATGCCTTCCCAGCAACTGCTCGAGGAGGTCTTCAGCCATATCCAGACGCAGCGCAACGTCACCGCCCACGTCTATGTGATCGCGCCGGTGCCCGTGGCCTTCTCGCCGCGGCTGCGTATCTCGCCGGACAACAACAGCACCCGCGCGGCTGTCGAGCAGTCCCTGCAGAACCTTGTGCTGAGCAGTGGAGAGCCGGGCGGCACGTTGTCCATCTCGTCGATTCGCACCGCCCTCGGCACGGCTGCCGGGGTCACGGACTACGAGATGGAATGGCCGACCAGCAACGTGCTGCATGCCCATGGCCATCTGCCGATCTGGGGAGGTGTGCAGTGGCTGGCCTGA
- a CDS encoding DUF4376 domain-containing protein, whose product MMMKYFKDVAGNVYAFEADGSQDEFIPAGLAAMTGAEIEEHLNPVTQPTALDVDIERDRRIDAGVEFQDVMFQSRATDRENIAGAAQLGFMAVVGGAQPDDLRWSNPDQDFTWIASDNSLVPMDAQTVVAFGKAAAERKQALIFAGRLVKGMEPIPADFTDDKWWP is encoded by the coding sequence ATGATGATGAAGTATTTCAAAGACGTTGCTGGCAACGTTTACGCATTCGAGGCGGATGGTTCGCAGGACGAGTTCATTCCGGCAGGCCTGGCCGCGATGACTGGTGCTGAGATCGAGGAGCACCTAAACCCAGTCACCCAACCGACAGCGCTGGATGTTGATATAGAGCGCGACCGCCGGATTGACGCCGGCGTCGAGTTCCAGGACGTGATGTTCCAGAGTCGTGCTACCGACCGCGAGAACATCGCAGGCGCTGCGCAGTTGGGCTTTATGGCCGTCGTAGGTGGTGCCCAGCCCGACGATCTGCGCTGGTCGAACCCTGATCAAGACTTCACCTGGATCGCCAGCGACAACAGTCTTGTGCCAATGGACGCGCAAACCGTGGTGGCCTTCGGTAAGGCGGCGGCCGAGCGTAAACAGGCTCTGATCTTCGCCGGTCGCCTGGTCAAGGGCATGGAGCCAATTCCAGCCGACTTCACCGACGACAAGTGGTGGCCATGA